The Gadus morhua chromosome 10, gadMor3.0, whole genome shotgun sequence genome segment GACATCGTCCCTGTTCTCCGTTTACTCAGCAGAAGCTTTAGTGTATCAGTGACGCAAAAGGTTCCGTTTGTTTTAcgaaaacaaacatttgaaagTGAATCCCTCTTCTGAACATTCTATCTTCTTTTGCTTTTTTTCGGCAGATTGACTTCGATGATGGAAACTGCCCAACGTTCTACAACCAAATCAAAGGCATTAGTAACGTATGCAAAGTGGTACACAACCAGTTCCCCGGTGAGTTGACGCTGCGGTGAGTGAATGTTATGCCATTGCCGTCTGATTTCCTGCTAGTGCGAGAACGTCCTGTTCAAACAGCATTGATGAAGACGATGAGAGCGTGTGCCCCTCGTGAAGGGTCTAAGCTCCCTCATGTCTGTTTGCAGACATCCCAGCCCTGCCCCAGGTTCCCGTGCTCATGCTGCGCCCCCGGGCGTGGAATATGGTGGAGCACAACATGCTGGTAGTTAGGCTTCAGTCCTGCTCTCTTGAATAtgattatatattatgtaataTTTTTCTGATCGACACGTGATGTCATCTGACATGTGACATGTTCCACTGAACCAATTAGAAACAGTAGTTGTAATAAACTTTCGGGTAATCGTTTTATATTAATGTTATACAGCCCTTTAAATAGAACATAGTGAATATAAATAGTTAGGTGAGGTGATGAGTACGTTTAGGTCTTTGTCTCCAGGTTAAGTGAGGTGATGAGTAAGTTTAGCTCTTTGTCTCCAGGTTAAGTGAGGTGATGAGTTAGTTGAGCCCTTTGTCTCCAGGTAAACGGCAGAGAGGTTCCTGGTCCTCTGTTTGACTTTGGACTCCTGATGTTTCACTGTGGAAAGGCTCTTTACAACAGCGAGAGTGGACCCTTCTTCTACCTGTCCAaagtataacacacacactattaccaCTGCACTCTGAAGCTTTACTTAAGGTTCATTCAAATCATCCTTCTCTATTGAAGTGCTTTTCCATCCATCTTCCATCATCCTTCTCCTTTCCACCTTTGTTTTCAGGTAGAGAGTTTCATGGAAGCAAGATTATGGAATAACATATTCCTTTGGGCACAACATCAGGTTTATATCCATTTCATTATCAATTATCTCCAATATTGAATACACTAGCATTTCTTTAGATATATAAATCTTCAGTTTatattatcttttattttttgctgtTGATACAAGAAACAAGTAAATGCACCATTGGTGTACGGAACAGATTGTAtttttgtatatataaatataagcaCCATTGTAGTCATTATTAGATTCTCTAGTATGAGTCGTATTACGGTTGTACTGAGGGTCGTGTTTACAGCTACAGCTACCCCGGGGAAGCATCAAGGCCACCGTGCTCATCGAGAACGTCCTGGCCACGTTCGAAATGGAGGAGATCCTCTACGAGCTGCGGGAGCACTCTGCCGGTCTCAACTGCGGCATCTGGGACTACTCTGCCTCCTTCGTCAATAAGTTCGGTcagtgttctgtgtgcatgGTTCTGTCTGCGATCGCAGCCGGCCTGATGAATAATGCCGTCGCCATATCCGACAAGGTCCCTCCATCCACAAGACagttaatatatttatttaaaagagCTATTTGCATTTATAAATTCTTATCTTATCTCTTTTTGGTTTGGTTGTAACGGAAAAAATTACCAATCTTTTTAGAATGCCAAAGTGGGTTGTGGTTCAATACTGGTGAGTCAGTGGTTCTATGCTGGTGAGGCTGTGGTTCTATACTGGTGGGTCAGTGGGCTGTGGTTCTATGCTGGTGGGTCAGTGGTTCTGTGCTGGTGCGTCAGTGGCCTGTGGTTCTATCAGTGGGTTGTGGTTCTACCAGTGGGTTGTGGTTCTGCCCCCTACAGGCCACAGGGGGGACTTCCTCCTCCCCGACCGCAGTAAGTACGTCAACATGGAGAAGCGTTTCCTCCGCAGCTACATGGACCTGCTGGTGCAGACCTGCCACCGCCGCGGGGCGCTGGCCACCGGGGGCATGGCTGCCCCCCTGCTGCCCCCGGCCCGGGACAGCCCCGCCCACCGCACCGTGCTGGCTAACGTCACAAGGTGCCCCCACTGCAGCTAGCGCTCATCAACCTGCTAGTCAGTGTGGCCTCATGTTATCAACCTGCTAGTCAGTGTAGCCTCATGTCATTATCAACCTGCTAGTCAGTGTAGCCTCATGTTATCAACCTGCTAGTCAGTGTAGCCTCATGTTATCAACCTGCTAGTCAGTGTGGCCTCATGTTATCAACCTGCTAGTCAGTGTGGCCTCCTGTTATCAACCTGCTAGTCAGTGTGGCCTCATGTTATCAACCTGCTAGTCAGTACGGCCTCATGTTATCAACCTGCTAGTCAGTGTGGCCTCCTGTTATCAACCTGCTAGTCAGTACGGCCTCATGTTATCAACCTGCTAGTCAGTGTAGCCTCATGTCATTCTCAACCTGCTAGTCAGTGTGGCCTCCTGTTATCAACCTGCTAGTCAGTGTGGCCTCATGTCATTCTCAACCTGCTAGTCAGTGTGGCCTCATGTTATCAACCTGCTAGTCAGTGTGGCCTCATGTTATCAACCTGCTAGTCAGTGTGGCCTCATGTTATTCTCAACCTGCTAGTCAGTGTGGCCTCATGTTATTCTCAACCTGCTGGTCAGTGTGGCCTCATGTTATCAACCTGCTAGTCAGTGTGGCCTCATGTTATTCTCAACCTGCTAGTCAGTGTGGCCTCATGTTATTCTCAACCTGCTAGTCAGTGTGGCCTCATGTTATTCTCAACCTGCTAGTCAGTGTGGCCTCATGTTATTCTCAACCTGCTAGTCAGTGTGGCCTCATGTTATTCTCAACCTGCTAGTCTGTGATGTTTTGGGCGTCTTTGCAGCTAGACAGCGGTGTGATACACATTTGAAATTGAATTATGCTCATGCATTCCGTATGGACAGATTAACTTCATCATATTGATTACTTAATTAGCCACAAACGGCTCAAtcgaaaaagaaagacagaaagacgtCAACACGACACTAATCCTGGGGGTCCAATAATGTTCCCTCGTACCCTCAGGCTGAAGCTGCTGGAGATCCAGGCGGGCGTGGACGGCTTCATGGTGTACGACCTGCGGCTGATCGAGCCCATGCAGAAGGTGAGCGGTGGGGTCGTCTCTGGCCGCGGTCTGGTAGCCGCTGTCGGCGGCCATACTCGCCCtgacccctctgtccctctccgcCAGCTGTTCCAGCAGCACACCGGAGGGGAGAACCAGCTCCACCGGGTGCGAGAGGACGTCACGGTGACGCCTGAGGACCTGCTGTGCATGCCTGCGGTGGGTGGCAGAACCCCGGGGTTAGGGGGCAATCCTAACCGGGGGCTAGACACTGACTAGGTCAACAATGTTGGAGGCTTGTGTATTTCTATTCCGGTTTTGGCTGAATGCACCTTAGGGGATGGGACGTA includes the following:
- the ugl gene encoding malate synthase-like yields the protein MSVPVGVELSPSPQGLEEEYGTLFTPASLLFLHQLVTEFDNEVDQVLQLRVSRKAHLDASGDLPAFSRATSHIRDDPSWTVLPVPPRLQRRHVDVGDMAPCDTERLLHALRSPAQGLQIDFDDGNCPTFYNQIKGISNVCKVVHNQFPDIPALPQVPVLMLRPRAWNMVEHNMLVNGREVPGPLFDFGLLMFHCGKALYNSESGPFFYLSKVESFMEARLWNNIFLWAQHQLQLPRGSIKATVLIENVLATFEMEEILYELREHSAGLNCGIWDYSASFVNKFGHRGDFLLPDRSKYVNMEKRFLRSYMDLLVQTCHRRGALATGGMAAPLLPPARDSPAHRTVLANVTRLKLLEIQAGVDGFMVYDLRLIEPMQKLFQQHTGGENQLHRVREDVTVTPEDLLCMPAGGVTLHGLQYNIGVGILFIHAWLSGKGHFFYRGQVEDSATAEISRSQVWQWILHQARLEDSQRVVSRSLVVQLTQEVMKELTEVTACQTVRAAERLQTAAEMFLEVVLKRDFPEFLTSYLNLDHTFLSSQREEEASVALLSKL